A genome region from Gaiellales bacterium includes the following:
- a CDS encoding RNA methyltransferase, producing the protein MEPITSPANARLKAARKLQAKRHRSAAGLFLAEGEDIVEEALAAGVLPAETFVAADRPPPDGLVARLARGGPVHAVADALLADLGSLGHPARVICTFRRGDLPQRAPDADLGVHLHRVIDPGNVGTVVRTAGALGPAYLTLSPGCSDPLSGKGVRASMGAVFRVPIEQAAEPPSGATRVALVPDAGSELWEVDLTGPIVLLVGAERLGLPAELVEAAEVTARIPQAPGAESLNAAAAATVALYEAVRQRAAVRSAAS; encoded by the coding sequence ATGGAGCCGATCACCTCGCCTGCGAACGCGCGGCTGAAGGCCGCCCGCAAGCTGCAGGCCAAGCGGCACCGGTCCGCCGCCGGCCTGTTCCTCGCCGAGGGCGAGGACATCGTCGAGGAGGCGCTCGCGGCCGGTGTGCTGCCCGCCGAGACCTTCGTCGCCGCAGACCGCCCGCCGCCGGACGGGCTCGTTGCGCGCCTGGCCCGCGGCGGGCCGGTGCACGCCGTCGCGGACGCGCTGCTCGCGGACCTGGGATCGCTCGGCCACCCGGCACGGGTGATCTGCACGTTTCGCCGCGGAGATCTTCCGCAACGCGCGCCGGATGCGGATCTGGGTGTCCACCTGCATCGCGTCATCGATCCCGGCAACGTCGGCACGGTCGTCCGCACGGCGGGGGCACTGGGCCCGGCCTACCTGACCCTCTCGCCGGGGTGCTCGGACCCGCTCTCGGGCAAGGGCGTGCGCGCGTCGATGGGCGCGGTGTTCCGCGTGCCGATCGAACAGGCGGCCGAGCCCCCTTCAGGCGCGACGCGGGTCGCGCTCGTCCCCGACGCCGGAAGCGAGCTGTGGGAGGTCGACCTGACCGGCCCGATCGTGCTGCTCGTGGGCGCCGAGCGGCTGGGGCTGCCGGCCGAGCTGGTGGAGGCGGCGGAGGTCACCGCGCGCATCCCACAGGCGCCGGGCGCGGAGTCGCTGAACGCGGCCGCGGCGGCCACCGTCGCCCTCTACGAGGCCGTCCGCCAGCGTGCGGCGGTCCGCTCAGCAGCGTCCTGA
- the rplT gene encoding 50S ribosomal protein L20, producing MARVKRSVHAKKKRREVLEQAKGYRGLKSNTYKHAKEQVMRSLAYSYRDRRARKRDFRRLWIIRINAGARQNGLSYNQFMHGLKLAEIELDRKVLADIAVADPQAFTVIADAAKAALAEA from the coding sequence ATGGCACGCGTCAAGCGCAGCGTTCACGCCAAGAAGAAGCGCCGGGAGGTGCTCGAGCAGGCCAAGGGCTACCGCGGCCTGAAGAGCAACACCTACAAGCACGCCAAGGAGCAGGTGATGCGGTCGCTCGCCTACTCCTACCGCGACCGCAGGGCTCGCAAGCGGGACTTCCGCCGGCTCTGGATCATCCGCATCAACGCGGGCGCCCGGCAAAACGGCCTCTCCTACAACCAGTTCATGCACGGGCTGAAGCTGGCCGAGATCGAGCTCGACCGCAAGGTGCTCGCCGACATCGCGGTCGCCGATCCCCAGGCGTTCACCGTGATCGCCGACGCCGCCAAGGCCGCGCTGGCCGAGGCCTGA
- a CDS encoding aminopeptidase, with protein sequence MDDVLRDRLAQLAVGFGANVQPGQTLIVNAEVGRERVARAISDAAYRAGARHVEVAYTDAFVRRARIEHGSDESIGFAPDWQLERLRQMGDQHVALITLEAALDRAATEGLDVARLGADQSPVRQEYLKLVADRLINWCIVACPTPEWAEQVYPELDDGEALERLTGDLAHMLRLDAEDPVAAWSTRFDRLTEVAGRLTERRLEAVHFSGDGTDLTVGLLPSSRWLAAAFETAEGIPHRPNLPTEEIFTTPDPRRADGTVRSTKPLLVEGALIEGLRVRFEDGRAVEIDADSNGEVLRARAGRDDGASRLGELALVDGEGRIGVLDRVFYSTLIDENAASHIALGNALTQAVGDEADVSQANRSSIHIDFMIGSPEVDVDGISGGDRIPLLRRGQWQI encoded by the coding sequence GTGGATGATGTGCTTCGCGACCGCCTGGCCCAGCTTGCCGTCGGCTTCGGCGCGAACGTCCAGCCCGGTCAGACGCTGATCGTCAACGCCGAGGTCGGCCGGGAGCGGGTGGCGCGAGCGATCAGCGACGCGGCCTACCGCGCGGGCGCCCGGCACGTGGAGGTGGCATACACCGACGCCTTCGTGCGCCGGGCCCGGATCGAGCACGGCTCCGACGAGTCGATCGGGTTCGCGCCCGACTGGCAGCTGGAGCGTCTTCGCCAGATGGGCGACCAGCACGTCGCGCTGATCACGCTCGAGGCGGCGCTCGACCGTGCGGCGACCGAGGGGCTCGACGTTGCCCGGCTGGGCGCCGACCAGTCGCCCGTGCGGCAGGAATACCTCAAGCTGGTCGCCGACCGCCTGATCAACTGGTGCATCGTCGCATGCCCGACGCCCGAGTGGGCCGAACAGGTCTATCCCGAGCTCGACGACGGCGAGGCGCTGGAGCGGCTCACCGGCGATCTCGCGCACATGCTTCGGCTCGATGCGGAGGATCCCGTGGCGGCGTGGTCGACCCGTTTCGACCGTCTGACGGAGGTTGCGGGCCGGCTGACCGAGCGCCGGCTCGAGGCCGTGCACTTCAGCGGGGACGGCACGGACCTGACGGTCGGGCTGCTGCCGTCGTCGCGCTGGCTCGCCGCGGCCTTCGAGACGGCGGAGGGGATACCGCACCGGCCGAACCTGCCGACCGAGGAGATCTTCACGACGCCCGACCCCCGGCGCGCCGACGGCACCGTCCGCTCGACGAAACCGCTGCTGGTCGAGGGTGCGCTCATCGAGGGCCTGCGCGTCCGCTTCGAGGACGGCCGCGCGGTCGAGATCGATGCCGACAGCAACGGCGAGGTGCTGCGCGCCAGGGCCGGCCGCGACGACGGCGCCTCCCGCCTTGGCGAGCTGGCGCTCGTGGACGGCGAGGGCCGCATCGGCGTTCTCGACCGCGTGTTCTACTCGACCCTGATCGACGAGAACGCCGCGAGCCACATCGCGCTCGGCAACGCGCTCACACAGGCGGTCGGCGACGAGGCGGACGTTTCGCAGGCGAACCGCAGCTCGATCCACATCGACTTCATGATCGGGAGTCCGGAAGTGGATGTCGACGGGATCTCCGGCGGCGACCGCATCCCACTGCTGAGGAGAGGCCAGTGGCAGATCTGA
- the rpmI gene encoding 50S ribosomal protein L35 codes for MPKMKTSSAAGKRLRLSAGGKVMRRRAFKSHLLEHKSAKRRRAKRKDTGLAPMDTREALRLLGKR; via the coding sequence ATGCCAAAGATGAAGACGTCGTCAGCCGCAGGCAAGCGGCTCCGGCTCTCTGCCGGCGGAAAGGTCATGCGCCGCCGCGCGTTCAAGAGCCACCTGCTCGAGCACAAGTCAGCGAAACGCCGGCGCGCGAAGCGCAAGGACACCGGGCTCGCGCCCATGGACACCCGTGAGGCGCTGCGCCTCCTCGGCAAGCGATAG
- a CDS encoding phosphoribosyltransferase family protein, translated as MFKDRTQAGAGLAAALPDLRLKSNVTVVGLARGGVEVAAEAAHLLQLPLDVLCIRKVGMPGYPELAMGAVAPQGERFTNRRIASLLTTRQIEEAYEGAMAEARAMDERLRSGLPMTLVGRVAVIIDDGAATGASVRAAIAAVRNAGARQMIVALPVLPRPAAERLARECDRLVTLRAPQRFQSVGQFYEDFHPVSEERVRDLLAAAEPAVEQPA; from the coding sequence GTGTTCAAGGACAGGACACAGGCGGGCGCGGGCCTCGCCGCCGCGCTCCCCGACCTTCGGCTAAAGAGCAACGTGACCGTGGTCGGGCTGGCGCGCGGCGGTGTCGAGGTCGCGGCCGAGGCGGCACACCTGCTGCAGCTCCCGCTCGACGTGCTCTGCATCCGCAAGGTGGGCATGCCGGGGTATCCGGAGCTTGCGATGGGCGCCGTGGCCCCGCAGGGCGAGCGGTTCACGAACCGCCGGATCGCGTCGCTGCTGACGACGCGGCAGATCGAGGAGGCCTACGAGGGGGCGATGGCCGAGGCGCGGGCGATGGACGAGCGGCTGCGCTCGGGGCTGCCGATGACGCTCGTCGGCAGGGTCGCGGTGATCATCGACGACGGCGCGGCGACGGGCGCCTCGGTGCGCGCGGCGATCGCAGCGGTGCGCAATGCGGGCGCGCGGCAGATGATCGTGGCGCTGCCCGTGCTGCCGCGGCCGGCGGCGGAGCGGCTCGCGCGCGAGTGCGACCGGCTCGTGACGCTGCGCGCGCCGCAGCGGTTCCAGTCGGTCGGCCAGTTCTACGAGGACTTCCACCCCGTGTCCGAGGAGCGCGTGCGTGACCTGCTCGCGGCGGCGGAGCCTGCCGTCGAGCAGCCCGCCTAG
- a CDS encoding class I SAM-dependent methyltransferase has product MTGTTSADPYGALGTAYDAWCRSVTEDIGFYVDLALATGGPVLEVGVGSGRVAVPTALAGVEVVGVDVSEDMLDLAWAKALPHRVPLRLVRADMRDLPDLGTFRLVTVPFRALLHLHDDAERLAVLRLLHARLRPGGRLAFDVFHPDRIDIEETHGRWLEREPGIHERADWRPHERTLTLAVRTRGRATTMELSWAEPRTWAGLLAQAGFDDVRRYGGFHGEPLRIDSPDSVWVATASEAAAAG; this is encoded by the coding sequence ATGACGGGCACCACCAGCGCCGATCCGTACGGGGCTCTCGGCACCGCGTACGACGCCTGGTGCCGTTCGGTCACGGAGGACATCGGGTTCTACGTCGACCTCGCGCTGGCGACGGGCGGTCCCGTGCTCGAGGTCGGTGTCGGCAGCGGCCGGGTCGCGGTGCCGACGGCGCTCGCCGGGGTCGAGGTTGTCGGGGTCGATGTCAGCGAGGACATGCTCGACCTGGCATGGGCGAAGGCGCTGCCGCACCGTGTGCCGCTTCGGCTGGTGCGCGCCGACATGCGCGACCTGCCCGATCTGGGCACCTTCCGGCTGGTGACGGTTCCGTTCCGCGCGCTGCTGCATCTCCACGACGACGCCGAGCGGCTGGCGGTGCTGCGCTTGCTCCATGCGCGCCTCCGCCCAGGGGGCCGGCTGGCGTTCGACGTGTTCCATCCCGACCGGATCGACATCGAGGAGACGCACGGCCGCTGGCTCGAGCGCGAGCCGGGCATCCACGAGCGCGCCGACTGGCGGCCGCACGAGCGGACGCTGACGCTGGCGGTGCGCACCCGCGGGCGCGCGACGACGATGGAGCTCAGCTGGGCCGAGCCTCGCACCTGGGCGGGCCTGCTGGCCCAGGCTGGGTTCGACGACGTGCGGCGCTACGGCGGGTTCCACGGCGAGCCGCTGAGGATCGACAGCCCGGATTCGGTATGGGTGGCAACAGCATCGGAGGCCGCGGCGGCCGGCTGA
- the infC gene encoding translation initiation factor IF-3, producing the protein MRPRRRFDQRPQEPTTRINDAIRVPQVRLIGADGEQIGIKSTDEALKYAWDKNLDLVEVAPDAKPPVCRVMDYSKYKYEQEQKAKLARKHQSTITIKEIKLRPKIDPHDYATKKGHVVRFLKNRDKVKVTIMFRGREQAHPERGKVLLLKLADEVQELGVVESAPLQDGRNMVMMLAPHKNAPAPHAADAPAEVDEVPAQVDEVSAQVDEVPAEAEAPSDTAAGTATAAKNT; encoded by the coding sequence TTGAGACCGCGGCGACGATTCGACCAGCGGCCCCAGGAGCCGACCACCCGGATCAACGATGCGATCCGCGTTCCCCAGGTGCGCCTGATCGGCGCAGACGGGGAGCAGATCGGCATCAAGAGCACCGACGAGGCGCTCAAGTACGCGTGGGACAAGAACCTCGACCTGGTCGAGGTCGCTCCCGACGCGAAGCCGCCCGTGTGCCGGGTGATGGACTACTCGAAGTACAAGTACGAGCAGGAGCAGAAGGCCAAGCTCGCACGCAAGCACCAGTCGACCATCACCATCAAGGAGATCAAGCTGCGACCAAAGATCGACCCGCACGACTACGCGACCAAGAAGGGGCACGTCGTCCGCTTCCTCAAGAACCGGGACAAGGTCAAGGTGACGATCATGTTCCGCGGGCGGGAGCAGGCGCACCCCGAGCGCGGGAAGGTGCTGCTGCTGAAGCTCGCCGACGAGGTGCAGGAGCTCGGCGTGGTGGAGTCGGCTCCGCTCCAGGACGGTCGCAACATGGTGATGATGCTGGCGCCCCACAAGAATGCGCCGGCACCTCACGCGGCCGACGCGCCCGCCGAGGTCGATGAGGTTCCCGCCCAGGTCGATGAGGTTTCCGCCCAGGTCGATGAGGTTCCCGCCGAGGCCGAGGCCCCCAGCGACACCGCGGCCGGCACGGCCACCGCCGCGAAGAACACGTAG
- a CDS encoding hotdog domain-containing protein gives MEGLSVELRMRLSAADAHYGGNLVDGAHGLEIFGDIVTELAIHTDGDEGLFAGYESVEFLAPLHAGDFVRARGTIARMGTTSRTVDLELWKEIAARADISDSAADYLDEAVLVTRARGTYVVKKEHSRGPQGRAAARG, from the coding sequence ATGGAAGGACTGAGCGTCGAGCTGCGCATGCGGCTGTCGGCCGCCGACGCGCATTACGGAGGAAACCTGGTCGACGGCGCGCATGGCCTCGAGATCTTCGGCGACATCGTGACCGAGCTCGCGATCCACACCGACGGCGACGAGGGCCTGTTCGCCGGCTACGAGTCCGTCGAGTTCCTCGCGCCGCTCCACGCGGGCGACTTCGTACGCGCCAGAGGCACCATCGCCCGCATGGGCACGACCAGCCGCACCGTCGATCTCGAGCTCTGGAAGGAGATCGCCGCTCGCGCCGACATCAGCGACTCCGCCGCGGACTACCTCGACGAGGCCGTGCTGGTCACCCGGGCGCGCGGCACGTACGTCGTCAAGAAGGAGCACTCGCGCGGCCCGCAGGGGCGCGCCGCCGCCCGCGGGTGA
- a CDS encoding OAM dimerization domain-containing protein, whose translation MPEIVPYGDTMGDGMVQLSFTLPAPADAQARELGLQFLRNTGFREPQIVHVTAADRDMTFYVAYAKAPCGVDPAEITTSEVEASELGFAEINALIEQQLGRRMVVIGAAIESDAHTVGIDAIMNMKGFAGDYGLERYPWIEAVNLGAQVPCERLVREAQERSADAILVSQVVTQKQVHARQLTKLVDLLEAERLRDRYVLVCGGPRLSNTFAKELGYDAGFGAGARPSHVAAWIARELVARRGSDNVTDQ comes from the coding sequence GTGCCTGAGATCGTCCCGTACGGCGACACGATGGGCGACGGCATGGTGCAGCTGAGCTTCACGCTGCCCGCGCCGGCCGACGCGCAGGCGCGCGAGCTGGGGCTGCAGTTCCTGCGAAACACCGGCTTCCGGGAGCCGCAGATCGTCCACGTCACGGCGGCCGACCGCGACATGACGTTCTATGTCGCCTACGCCAAGGCGCCGTGCGGCGTCGACCCGGCCGAGATCACGACCAGCGAGGTGGAGGCGTCGGAGCTCGGCTTCGCGGAGATCAATGCGCTGATCGAGCAGCAGCTGGGCAGGCGCATGGTCGTGATCGGCGCTGCGATCGAATCCGACGCGCACACGGTCGGCATCGACGCGATCATGAACATGAAGGGCTTTGCCGGCGACTACGGGCTCGAACGCTACCCGTGGATCGAGGCGGTGAACCTGGGAGCGCAGGTGCCGTGCGAGCGGCTCGTGCGCGAGGCGCAGGAGCGCTCTGCGGACGCCATCCTCGTGTCGCAGGTGGTCACGCAGAAGCAGGTGCACGCGCGGCAGCTGACGAAGCTGGTCGACCTGCTCGAGGCCGAACGGCTGCGCGACCGCTACGTGCTGGTGTGCGGCGGCCCGCGGCTGTCGAACACGTTTGCGAAGGAGCTCGGCTACGACGCGGGGTTCGGCGCCGGCGCGCGGCCGTCGCACGTGGCCGCCTGGATCGCACGGGAGCTGGTGGCCCGGCGCGGCTCCGACAACGTCACAGACCAGTGA
- a CDS encoding 3-keto-5-aminohexanoate cleavage protein — translation MSDELIITVAPCGAETMRSHNPAVPYTPDEIAAEARRAFDAGARMVHVHARLDDGTPTQDAGRYRETVGAIREAAPEMIVQVSTGGAVGMTPAERLGSLESQPDMASLTCGTVNFGRGVFENPAPLMLEFARAQLAARVRPELEIFDLGHLDNARWLIGKVPLDGPQHYDLVLGVPGGAAGTPRNVVAFADRLPQDGSTWSATGIGGSFLPVITTALAAGGHVRCGFEDQIEADAGRLATSNAELVERVVAIARLLGREPASPARARRLLRLPAG, via the coding sequence GTGAGCGACGAGCTGATCATCACGGTTGCGCCATGCGGCGCCGAGACCATGCGCTCGCACAACCCGGCGGTGCCGTATACGCCGGACGAGATCGCCGCCGAGGCGCGCCGTGCGTTCGACGCGGGTGCCCGCATGGTGCACGTCCACGCCCGCCTGGATGACGGCACGCCGACCCAGGACGCCGGCCGGTACCGCGAGACCGTCGGCGCGATCCGCGAGGCCGCGCCCGAGATGATCGTGCAGGTCTCAACCGGCGGAGCCGTCGGCATGACGCCGGCGGAGCGTCTCGGCTCGCTGGAGTCGCAGCCGGACATGGCCTCGCTCACCTGCGGCACCGTCAACTTCGGGCGCGGCGTCTTCGAGAACCCGGCGCCGCTGATGCTCGAGTTCGCGCGTGCGCAGCTGGCCGCCCGGGTGCGGCCGGAGCTCGAAATCTTCGACCTCGGACACCTCGACAACGCCCGCTGGCTGATCGGCAAGGTGCCGCTCGACGGGCCGCAGCACTACGACCTCGTCCTGGGCGTGCCCGGCGGCGCGGCCGGCACTCCGCGCAACGTGGTCGCCTTCGCGGACCGCCTGCCCCAGGACGGAAGCACGTGGAGCGCCACCGGCATCGGCGGCTCGTTCCTGCCCGTCATCACCACCGCCCTCGCGGCCGGCGGCCATGTCCGCTGCGGCTTCGAGGACCAGATCGAGGCCGATGCCGGTCGGCTCGCCACCTCGAACGCCGAGCTGGTCGAGCGCGTCGTCGCGATCGCCCGTCTGCTCGGCCGGGAGCCGGCGTCCCCGGCCCGCGCACGCCGGCTGCTGCGCCTTCCCGCCGGCTAG
- the pheS gene encoding phenylalanine--tRNA ligase subunit alpha, with protein sequence MNPETVQREGLAAVERATDSDSLEQVRISLLGRRAPLVQALRELGTLPAEQRGPRGKVLNEVRRALESALDARETQLRAAELEERLRRDRVDVTLPGRPVERGHTHLIEQTGREILAVLVGLGYRVADGPEVETVYRNFDALNHAGTHPTRQPSDTYYVDDHTVLRTHTSPMQIRTMEAQPPPVYMATMGRCYRRDTPDSTHTAMFTQIEGLAVDEGLSLAHLKGTLLAFAREMFGADRDVRLRPHFFPFTEPSVEVDVSCFNCARDGSPCRVCRAEGWVEILGAGMVDPNLYAYVDGYDAERLTGYAWGMGVERIAALRHAVPDIRWLWENDLRLMEQFG encoded by the coding sequence ATGAATCCCGAGACCGTCCAGCGGGAGGGGCTCGCCGCCGTCGAGCGCGCGACCGACTCCGACTCGCTCGAGCAGGTGCGCATCTCGCTGCTCGGCCGCCGCGCGCCGCTCGTGCAGGCGCTTCGCGAGCTCGGCACGCTGCCCGCCGAGCAGCGCGGCCCGCGCGGGAAGGTGCTGAACGAGGTTCGGCGGGCGCTCGAGTCGGCCCTGGACGCGCGCGAGACGCAGCTGCGGGCGGCTGAGCTCGAGGAGCGCCTGCGACGCGACCGCGTGGACGTGACCCTGCCGGGGCGGCCCGTCGAGCGCGGCCATACCCACCTGATCGAGCAGACCGGCCGCGAGATCCTGGCGGTGCTCGTCGGGCTCGGCTATCGCGTGGCCGACGGCCCGGAGGTCGAGACGGTGTACCGCAACTTCGATGCCCTCAACCACGCCGGGACGCACCCGACCCGCCAGCCGTCGGACACGTATTACGTCGACGACCACACCGTGCTGCGCACGCACACCTCGCCGATGCAGATCCGCACCATGGAGGCGCAGCCGCCGCCGGTCTACATGGCCACCATGGGCCGGTGCTACCGGCGTGACACGCCCGACAGCACGCACACCGCGATGTTCACCCAGATCGAGGGCCTGGCGGTGGACGAGGGCCTGTCGCTTGCGCACCTGAAGGGCACGCTGCTGGCCTTCGCGCGCGAGATGTTCGGCGCCGACCGCGACGTGCGGCTGCGCCCGCACTTCTTCCCGTTCACCGAACCGTCGGTGGAGGTCGACGTCTCGTGCTTCAACTGCGCGCGCGACGGCTCGCCGTGCCGGGTGTGCCGGGCCGAGGGCTGGGTCGAGATCCTCGGTGCCGGGATGGTCGACCCGAACCTGTACGCCTACGTCGACGGGTACGACGCCGAGCGGCTGACCGGGTACGCGTGGGGGATGGGCGTGGAGCGGATCGCCGCCCTGCGCCACGCCGTCCCGGACATCCGCTGGCTGTGGGAGAACGACCTGCGGCTGATGGAGCAGTTCGGATGA
- the pheT gene encoding phenylalanine--tRNA ligase subunit beta, translating to MRVPVSWLREYVTFDMPLRELGELMSMTGTKLEAIHDTGVPAGGEGFRVGRVLTREQHPNADRLSLATVDVGEAEPRRIVCGATNFGVGSTVAVALPGATLPDGTVLRRAKLRGVESDGMMLSERELELSQEHAGLMLLPDGLEPGTPLADVLPIDEAVLEFEITPNRPDCLSVYGVAREVSASLDADLAPWPGADPAPAGEGSVEDHVTARVDAPDLCPRWAGRVFTGVRVGPSPPWLKARIAAAGMRPISNVVDITNYVMLCVGEPTHAFDLDKVAGREIIVRRAADGERVVTLDGQERTLDSEVVVIADAEKPSAIGGLMGSEWSEVSDETTTVLIECANFDGPNIQRASARLGLRTEGSTRWEKGLDPHLVPHALALASQLLVELAGATLVPGTIDLHGELPRRPVVPLRRERLEHVIGIEYDDGRIERALTRLGYERRDGGWLVPTWRAADTPREVDLIEEVARIDGIWKVPSVMPPHADAVGKLDRDVHLGRVVTDVLLGAGLSEAVTIAFTDEGIGDRLRLEAEHPTRQAVRVSNPMGAEQALLRTLLFPGLLESARRNLDAGRDRVALFEIGRVVLPAPGEDLPHQPVRIAGVVAGRDAGYFELKGVVEALGRALHVTLDVAAAGQPYLHPGRAARLGSGGVLGELHPLVAETFGIDATVSVFEIDLTELDAGDLMPLYRDVITYPAVRQDIAVVVDAELPASALLEEIRAAGGELLTGAEVFDVYSGPQVGDGKQSVAVHLHFQAADRTLTDAEADAVRTRIVDALGERVGAELRG from the coding sequence ATGAGGGTGCCCGTGTCCTGGCTGCGCGAGTACGTGACCTTCGACATGCCGCTGCGCGAGCTTGGTGAGCTGATGAGCATGACCGGCACGAAGCTCGAGGCGATCCACGACACCGGCGTGCCGGCGGGCGGCGAGGGGTTCCGGGTCGGGCGCGTGCTCACACGCGAGCAGCATCCGAATGCAGACCGGCTGTCGCTGGCGACCGTCGACGTGGGGGAGGCCGAGCCGCGCCGGATCGTCTGCGGAGCGACCAACTTCGGCGTGGGAAGTACGGTCGCGGTGGCGCTCCCGGGCGCGACGCTGCCCGACGGCACCGTCCTGCGCAGGGCAAAGCTCCGGGGCGTCGAGTCCGACGGCATGATGCTCTCCGAGCGGGAGCTCGAGCTGTCGCAGGAGCATGCCGGCCTGATGCTCCTCCCGGACGGCCTGGAGCCGGGCACACCGCTCGCCGACGTGCTTCCGATCGACGAGGCGGTGCTGGAGTTCGAGATCACGCCCAACCGGCCGGACTGCCTGTCGGTCTACGGCGTGGCGCGCGAGGTGTCGGCGTCGCTCGACGCGGACCTCGCGCCGTGGCCGGGCGCCGACCCCGCGCCGGCCGGCGAGGGAAGCGTCGAGGACCACGTGACCGCCCGCGTCGATGCACCGGACCTGTGCCCGCGGTGGGCCGGGCGCGTGTTCACGGGCGTGCGGGTGGGGCCGTCGCCTCCGTGGCTGAAGGCGCGCATCGCCGCAGCCGGCATGCGACCGATCTCAAACGTCGTCGACATCACCAACTACGTGATGCTCTGCGTCGGGGAGCCGACGCACGCCTTCGACCTGGACAAGGTCGCGGGCCGGGAGATCATCGTGCGCCGCGCGGCGGACGGCGAACGCGTCGTCACCCTGGACGGCCAGGAGCGGACGCTCGACTCCGAGGTGGTCGTGATCGCAGACGCCGAGAAGCCGTCCGCCATCGGCGGCCTCATGGGATCCGAGTGGAGCGAGGTGTCGGACGAGACGACCACCGTGCTGATCGAGTGCGCGAACTTCGACGGGCCGAACATCCAGCGGGCGTCCGCCAGGCTGGGGCTCCGCACGGAGGGGTCCACCCGGTGGGAGAAGGGGCTCGACCCCCATCTCGTTCCCCACGCGCTCGCGCTGGCGTCGCAGCTCCTGGTCGAGCTCGCGGGGGCGACGCTCGTGCCGGGCACCATCGACCTGCACGGGGAGCTGCCGCGCCGGCCGGTGGTGCCGCTGCGGCGCGAGCGTCTCGAGCACGTGATCGGGATCGAGTACGACGACGGGCGCATCGAGCGTGCGCTCACCCGGCTCGGCTACGAGCGGCGCGACGGCGGCTGGCTGGTGCCGACGTGGCGCGCTGCAGACACGCCGCGCGAGGTCGACCTGATCGAGGAGGTGGCGCGGATCGACGGCATCTGGAAGGTGCCGAGCGTCATGCCGCCGCATGCGGATGCGGTCGGCAAGCTCGACCGCGACGTCCACCTGGGCCGGGTCGTCACCGATGTGCTGCTCGGCGCCGGGCTGTCCGAGGCGGTGACCATCGCCTTCACGGACGAGGGCATCGGGGACCGCTTGCGCCTCGAGGCCGAGCATCCCACCCGGCAGGCCGTGCGCGTCAGCAACCCCATGGGCGCCGAGCAGGCGCTGCTGCGCACCCTGCTCTTCCCGGGGCTGCTCGAGTCGGCACGGCGAAACCTGGACGCGGGCCGCGACCGCGTCGCCCTGTTCGAGATCGGACGGGTCGTGCTGCCCGCTCCCGGCGAGGATCTTCCCCATCAGCCGGTTCGCATCGCCGGCGTGGTCGCCGGTCGCGATGCCGGCTACTTCGAGCTGAAGGGCGTGGTGGAGGCGCTCGGCCGCGCGCTGCACGTGACGCTCGATGTGGCGGCCGCGGGGCAGCCGTACCTCCATCCCGGCCGGGCCGCCCGGCTGGGCTCGGGCGGGGTGCTCGGCGAGCTGCATCCGCTCGTGGCCGAGACGTTCGGGATCGACGCGACCGTAAGCGTGTTCGAGATCGACCTGACCGAGCTCGACGCCGGCGACCTGATGCCGCTGTACCGCGACGTCATCACCTATCCGGCCGTGCGGCAGGACATCGCGGTCGTCGTCGACGCCGAGCTGCCCGCATCCGCGCTGCTCGAGGAGATCCGCGCCGCCGGCGGCGAGCTGCTGACCGGGGCGGAGGTGTTCGACGTGTACAGCGGCCCGCAGGTCGGCGATGGCAAGCAGAGCGTTGCCGTCCACCTGCACTTCCAGGCGGCCGACCGCACCCTCACCGACGCAGAGGCCGACGCCGTGCGGACGCGGATCGTCGACGCGCTCGGCGAGCGGGTGGGCGCCGAGCTGCGCGGCTGA